A region from the Linepithema humile isolate Giens D197 chromosome 1, Lhum_UNIL_v1.0, whole genome shotgun sequence genome encodes:
- the LOC105672752 gene encoding mucosa-associated lymphoid tissue lymphoma translocation protein 1 homolog: MAKIDENLYLDEVSPAIYKELICELNKNSNWQVLACHVAEQLEDQRNSWLRSLEQNMSTTKTPADNLLFELNVKMCTVRVLCTLLRECELGNVLSVLHHPEPSIIVKHPSDGIENDTLEISLGQHLRLSCKATGIPPPTYQWYHNNIELQEQQSHELDITINSCDQAGEYKCKISQITNDGEEVIFPLQTKSVFVNISHVPVIILQQPPAFLEIKEGDEFTLKCIAHGYPKPCYQWFRDNTRLEGETSNILHIKHFSSKYEGKYHCYINNNVNEVITQRSHVMMDLPREKAVAKIALIIANDDYENHKCLETPKNDAAKIGNLLKEIGFKVICLANLSLEQMRNTMKIFSEVLTEGVYGLFHYAGHGFKMQESYMLAVDAPESYLRKDAICESELLAMLLQNDPALLVTILDMCQTVPPKERNPDIHNEIPKVKEYKSRKNLRNLVQAYSTSSHRPSYERTNSKYGLYAIHLSKYINKNIPVTKVFEEVGKSIDTLLKGTERNQIPMFALTITKPFYLTDAIYKKDPSPALNHFNKLIAFSTKSFEISFKQAGISAKATISLFMEPYLNIIKISMRNLESMEAHFFNSVPTKRNNLFQTTSLKQECWIHNPQICQGPLVISISKNDTPIGATLLHIKNYIPLILESINN, encoded by the exons ATGgcaaaaattgatgaaaatttatatttggaCGAAGTTTCACCagcaatatataaagaattgatttgtgaattaaataagaattcgAATTGGCAAGTGCTAGCATGTCATGTAGCTGAACAACTAGAAGATCAAcg GAACTCATGGCTACGATCATTAGAACAGAATATGAGTACTACTAAAACACCAGCAGATAATCTATTGTTTGaactaaatgtaaaaatgtgtaCAGTTAGAGTATTATGTACATTGCTTAGAGAGTGTGAACTTGGTAATgttttatcagttttacatCATCCAG aaccATCAATAATTGTCAAACATCCATCTGATGGCATAGAAAATGATACCTTAGAAATATCTCTTGGCCAGCATCTTCGTCTTTCTTGCAAAGCTACTGGCATACCACCACCAACTTATCAAtggtatcataataatattgagcTGCAGGAACAGCAAAGTCATGAACTTGACATCACTATAAAtag ttgtgATCAAGCTGGAGAATATAAGTGCAAAATCTCACAAATCACTAATGATGGAGAAGAAGTAATTTTTCCATTGCAAACAAAATCAGTTTTTGTAAACATATCTCATGTGCCTGTAATTATACTGCAGCAACCACCTGCTTTCTTAGAGATTAAAGAAGGTGACGAGTTTACACTTAAATGCATAGCTCATGGTTATCCTAAACCATGTTATCAGTGGTTTAGAGATAATACAAGGCTAGAAGGAGAAACAtctaatatattacat ataaaacattttagtTCCAAGTATGAGGGAAAATATcattgttacataaataataatgtgaatGAAGTTATTACTCAAAGAAGTCATGTAATG atgGACCTTCCTCGTGAAAAGGCAGTTGCAAAAATAgctttaattattgcaaatgaTGATTACGAAAATCACAAATGCCTAGAGACGCCAAAAAATGATGCTGCAAAAATTGGTAatctattaaaagaaataggTTTCAAAGTAATCTGTCTTGCAAACTTGTCACTTGAACAGATGAGAAATACcatgaaaatatttagtgAAGTTTTAACAGAAGGAGTTTATG gTTTATTCCACTATGCTGGGCATGGttttaaaatgcaagaaaGTTACATGCTTGCTGTTGATGCACCAGAATCTTATTTAAGAAAAGATGCAATCTGTGAGAGCGAATTGCTAGCCATGTTGCTGCAAAATGATCCTGCTCTTTTAGTAACAATATTGGACATGTGTCAAACTGTACCACCAAA AGAACGTAATCCTGATATTCATAATGAAATACCAAAAGTCAAAGAATACAAAAGTAGGAAAAATCTACGAAATTTAGTGCAAGCATATTCTACATCTAGTCACCGTCCTAGTTATGAAAGAACAAACAGCAAATATGGATTATATGCAATACATTTaagcaaatatattaataaaaatatcccaGTTACAAAAGTATTTGAAGAAGTAGGAAAAT CAATagatacattattaaaagGAACAGAGCGTAATCAAATCCCAATGTTTGCTTTAACTATTACCAAACCTTTTTACCTGACGGATGCAATttacaaaa AAGATCCATCACCTGCGCTGAATCATTTCAATAAGTTGATAGCCTTCTCAACTAAATCTTTTGAAATAAGCTTCAAGCAAGCTGGTATTTCTGCTAAAgctacaatttcattatttatggAACCTTATTTAAACATAATCAAGATTTCAATGCGCAACTTAGAAAGCATGGaagcacatttttttaactctGTGCCTACAAAACggaataatctgtttcaaacTACAAGTCTTAAACAAGAATGTTGGATACATAATCCACAAATCTGTCAg gGACCTTTGGTTATATCTATTTCCAAAAATGACACTCCTATTGGTGCAACattgttgcatattaaaaattatattccacTAATATTGGAAAGTATCAATAACTAA